A genomic stretch from Thermomicrobiales bacterium includes:
- a CDS encoding NAD(P)/FAD-dependent oxidoreductase: MTERKRIAIVGGGIAGLTAALRLAQSGHEVTLWERAPKFGGQAGAFEVEGGKLEYFYHHLFQSDTQITELIQELGIGDRLAWLPSNVGYFADGTIYPLNGAKDLLTLPILPFHDRIRVGLVTAYLQRVKNWKPYEQVTAKQWLTRAMGERAYSRTFGAQLDAKFGRYADQIAMVWFWGKIWLRTTSRRSPLEGEKLGYPIGSFDVVIDAIVEGARNAGATLISGVGPSKLEQAADGSWIVRIDGQDDQTFDAVIGSVPSPIFAKLAPQLPEDYRAKLLALDYEAAVVVLLEMDRALSDVYWMNIADPSMPFTAIIEHTNFVAPGNYNGKHYVYLSKYLEPDNPYFTMPDTDVIDAYLPHLRKVNKSFEKSWISNYWVFRERAAQPIITLNYSERLPDHRTPLSGLYLANTSQIYPEDRGTNYSVRLGNDIAAMVKADLA; encoded by the coding sequence AGCGGAAACGGATTGCAATCGTCGGCGGCGGGATTGCCGGGCTCACGGCCGCCCTTCGACTCGCGCAGTCGGGACACGAGGTCACGCTTTGGGAGCGAGCGCCCAAATTCGGCGGACAGGCCGGAGCGTTCGAGGTAGAAGGCGGCAAGCTCGAGTACTTCTATCACCATCTCTTCCAAAGCGACACACAGATCACCGAACTCATCCAGGAGCTCGGTATTGGCGATCGGCTGGCCTGGCTTCCCTCGAATGTCGGCTACTTCGCGGATGGCACGATCTATCCGCTCAATGGCGCGAAGGACCTTCTGACGCTACCCATCCTCCCCTTCCATGACCGCATCAGGGTGGGACTGGTGACGGCGTACCTGCAGCGAGTCAAGAACTGGAAACCATACGAACAGGTCACCGCCAAGCAGTGGCTCACCCGGGCAATGGGCGAACGCGCCTATTCTCGGACGTTCGGCGCGCAACTGGACGCGAAGTTCGGACGCTACGCCGACCAGATCGCCATGGTTTGGTTCTGGGGGAAGATCTGGCTGCGCACCACATCGAGACGCTCGCCGCTCGAAGGAGAAAAGCTCGGCTATCCCATCGGCAGCTTCGATGTGGTCATCGACGCGATCGTCGAAGGGGCGCGTAACGCCGGAGCAACGTTGATTTCGGGCGTCGGTCCCTCGAAACTCGAACAAGCAGCGGACGGTTCCTGGATCGTCAGGATCGACGGCCAGGATGACCAAACGTTTGATGCAGTGATCGGGTCTGTTCCGTCGCCCATCTTCGCGAAGCTGGCTCCGCAGCTGCCGGAGGACTATCGCGCCAAGCTCCTGGCGCTCGACTACGAAGCGGCGGTCGTGGTTCTGCTCGAAATGGATCGCGCGCTTTCGGATGTTTACTGGATGAATATCGCTGATCCATCGATGCCATTCACGGCCATCATCGAGCACACGAACTTCGTCGCGCCGGGCAACTACAACGGAAAACATTACGTCTATTTGAGCAAGTATCTCGAGCCAGACAATCCGTACTTCACGATGCCCGACACGGACGTGATCGACGCTTATCTGCCGCACCTGCGCAAGGTCAACAAGTCGTTCGAGAAGAGCTGGATCAGCAACTACTGGGTCTTCCGGGAGCGGGCAGCGCAACCGATCATCACGCTGAACTACAGTGAGCGCCTCCCCGACCACCGCACACCGCTCTCGGGACTCTATCTGGCGAACACCAGCCAAATCTATCCGGAAGACCGCGGCACAAATTACTCTGTGCGGCTTGGCAACGATATCGCGGCGATGGTGAAGGCCGATCTCGCGTAG
- a CDS encoding MBL fold metallo-hydrolase translates to MTVEFLTEQVGYVPGAVNVGVVRAANDRYILIDTGLNDTSGKKAIKAIQELNGTIVAIVTTHAHADHFGANATVVKRTGAKVYAPAIDEAIIRYPILQPSLLYAGADPPSMLRSRFLLADASPVDTIISADAFVIEDVPFKVIPLAGHSPNQLGFKVDGVFFSADVALPESVLEKYRIPYLYAVGDHLNAIETARGVDADWIVPGHGPVAESIEDVLLLNRSLVLEVTSRLQEFAQSPATASDLMAKVLASFDAPVSDHAAYFLLHPTFYAFLSYLHGQGALESAVEGYQTLWWRT, encoded by the coding sequence ATGACAGTCGAGTTCTTGACCGAACAGGTGGGTTACGTCCCCGGCGCGGTCAATGTGGGGGTAGTGCGCGCTGCCAATGACCGATACATCCTGATCGACACCGGGCTCAACGACACAAGCGGCAAGAAGGCGATCAAGGCGATTCAGGAACTGAACGGAACCATTGTCGCCATTGTGACCACCCATGCGCATGCCGATCACTTCGGGGCAAACGCGACGGTCGTCAAGCGGACCGGCGCCAAGGTCTATGCACCGGCAATCGACGAAGCAATCATTCGCTATCCGATCCTGCAACCGTCGTTGCTCTACGCTGGAGCGGACCCGCCATCGATGTTGCGCAGCCGGTTCTTGCTTGCTGACGCGAGCCCGGTAGATACCATCATCTCAGCCGATGCCTTCGTGATCGAAGATGTGCCCTTCAAGGTGATTCCACTCGCTGGCCATTCCCCGAACCAGTTGGGTTTCAAGGTCGACGGCGTCTTTTTCAGCGCCGATGTGGCGTTGCCGGAATCGGTGCTGGAGAAGTACCGAATTCCATACCTGTATGCAGTGGGTGACCATCTGAATGCCATCGAAACCGCTCGGGGAGTCGACGCGGACTGGATCGTTCCGGGACACGGCCCGGTTGCGGAATCGATCGAGGATGTGCTCTTGCTGAATCGATCGCTTGTCCTCGAGGTGACCAGCCGACTGCAGGAGTTCGCGCAGTCGCCGGCGACCGCGAGCGACTTGATGGCTAAAGTGCTCGCGAGCTTCGATGCGCCTGTGAGCGATCACGCAGCCTATTTCCTGCTCCATCCGACGTTCTATGCGTTTCTGAGCTATCTACACGGCCAGGGAGCGCTGGAAAGCGCGGTCGAGGGATATCAGACCCTGTGGTGGCGAACGTAG
- the pyrB gene encoding aspartate carbamoyltransferase, producing MPRHIVEVSQFSRGDLEFVFDRADEMRALRKPDRRLEGLILATLFYEPSTRTRLSFESAMLRLGGNVISTENAREFSSAIKGESVEDTIRIVEGYADAIVIRHYEQGAAARAAGVASVPILNAGDGPGEHPTQALLDLYTIRHELGRIDDLRIALVGDLRYGRAVRSLAMLLTQSTGIELIFVSPPEVQMGDDVRQALSKAGIPFRDESDLSTAIDGVDVVYQTRIQKERFASDEAYARNKGIYIVNESTMARLPSSAIVLHPLPRVDEIAPSFDRDPRAKYFDEAHNGVFVRMALLESLLVGRWSA from the coding sequence GTGCCACGTCACATCGTCGAAGTGAGTCAGTTCTCGCGTGGCGACCTCGAGTTCGTTTTCGACCGTGCCGACGAGATGCGTGCCCTGCGCAAGCCCGATCGCCGTCTCGAAGGGCTCATTCTTGCGACGCTTTTCTATGAGCCCTCCACACGCACGCGCCTGAGTTTCGAATCCGCCATGCTGAGGCTGGGCGGAAATGTGATCTCGACCGAGAATGCGCGCGAGTTCTCGTCGGCCATCAAGGGAGAATCGGTCGAAGACACGATTCGCATCGTCGAGGGGTACGCCGACGCCATTGTGATTCGCCACTACGAGCAAGGCGCGGCGGCTCGAGCGGCTGGGGTGGCTTCAGTACCGATCCTGAATGCCGGCGACGGGCCCGGCGAACATCCCACACAGGCCCTGTTGGATCTGTACACCATCCGGCACGAGCTTGGCCGCATCGATGACCTGCGCATCGCGCTCGTGGGCGATTTGCGGTATGGCCGGGCCGTCCGGTCGCTGGCGATGTTGCTCACCCAATCCACGGGGATCGAATTGATCTTCGTTTCGCCGCCCGAGGTGCAGATGGGCGACGATGTACGCCAGGCGCTGAGCAAGGCAGGGATACCGTTCCGGGACGAAAGCGATCTGTCCACCGCTATCGATGGCGTCGATGTCGTCTATCAGACTCGCATCCAGAAGGAACGATTCGCTTCAGACGAAGCGTATGCCCGCAACAAGGGCATTTACATCGTCAATGAATCGACGATGGCAAGACTGCCATCGTCGGCCATCGTGCTCCATCCATTGCCGCGCGTCGACGAAATCGCGCCGTCGTTCGATCGAGATCCCCGTGCCAAGTACTTCGACGAAGCGCACAACGGAGTCTTCGTACGAATGGCGCTGCTGGAATCGCTACTCGTCGGACGCTGGAGCGCCTGA
- a CDS encoding DUF951 domain-containing protein — protein MPVQQDGPLDFRVGDVVRLRKPHPCGGFEWSVLRIGGEIGVKCQVCGRRLMLTRRELERRMKSFVSRGPENAPASVSGAPASDE, from the coding sequence ATGCCTGTACAGCAGGACGGTCCGCTCGACTTTCGTGTTGGCGACGTCGTGCGCCTGCGCAAGCCGCATCCATGCGGCGGGTTCGAGTGGTCGGTCCTGCGGATCGGTGGCGAGATCGGCGTGAAATGCCAGGTATGCGGCCGGCGATTGATGCTGACGCGGAGAGAGCTGGAACGACGGATGAAGAGCTTTGTCAGCCGCGGTCCCGAAAATGCGCCGGCGAGCGTGTCAGGCGCTCCAGCGTCCGACGAGTAG
- a CDS encoding YbaB/EbfC family nucleoid-associated protein, producing the protein MGVNMKMIQQMQNRMAKIQQELEETVVEGSAGGGVVVARVTGAKEFQGIKIDPSAVDPSDVEMLEDLITAAIQDAMTKATNLSADKLGALTGGMKIPGLM; encoded by the coding sequence ATGGGCGTCAACATGAAGATGATCCAGCAGATGCAGAATCGCATGGCGAAGATTCAGCAGGAGTTGGAAGAGACCGTGGTCGAAGGATCCGCGGGTGGTGGAGTGGTCGTTGCGCGAGTCACCGGAGCCAAGGAGTTCCAGGGCATCAAGATCGATCCCTCTGCGGTCGACCCGTCAGATGTCGAAATGCTCGAGGATCTGATTACCGCTGCCATCCAGGATGCCATGACCAAGGCGACCAATCTGAGCGCTGACAAACTGGGCGCATTGACCGGCGGGATGAAGATCCCCGGATTGATGTAA